Proteins encoded within one genomic window of Vulgatibacter sp.:
- a CDS encoding carbon-nitrogen hydrolase family protein — protein sequence MEAILAAAVQVNTGTDRKRNLDDALALVDRACARGARFVGLPENVDFMGPEAEKIEGAEDLDGPTFSAYAEKAREKGIWLLAGTIAERAPAGRIFNTSVLYGPDGGREAVYRKIHLFDVDIPDGATYRESHTVQPGHEPVVAEPAFGNVGLSVCYDLRFPELYRFLSDQGAEILTVPAAFTLHTGKDHWEVLLRARAIENTCYVLAPAQVGRHAAKRVTYGNAMIVDPWGTVIARCSDGPGFCIAELSPAVLASVRGQIPCLQHRRL from the coding sequence ATGGAAGCGATCCTCGCAGCAGCCGTGCAGGTGAATACCGGCACCGACCGGAAGCGGAACCTCGACGACGCCCTCGCCCTGGTGGACCGGGCCTGTGCCCGCGGGGCGCGCTTCGTCGGCCTTCCCGAGAACGTGGACTTCATGGGGCCGGAGGCGGAGAAGATCGAAGGGGCGGAGGATCTCGACGGGCCCACCTTCTCGGCCTACGCGGAGAAGGCGCGGGAGAAGGGGATCTGGCTCCTCGCCGGCACCATCGCCGAGCGGGCCCCCGCAGGCAGGATCTTCAATACCAGCGTGCTCTACGGTCCCGACGGCGGGCGGGAGGCGGTGTACCGGAAGATCCACCTCTTCGACGTCGACATCCCCGACGGCGCCACCTACCGCGAGAGCCACACGGTGCAGCCGGGCCACGAGCCGGTGGTGGCGGAGCCGGCGTTCGGCAACGTGGGCCTCTCGGTCTGCTACGACCTGCGCTTCCCGGAGCTCTATCGCTTCCTCAGCGATCAGGGGGCGGAGATCCTCACCGTGCCCGCGGCCTTCACCCTCCACACCGGCAAGGACCACTGGGAGGTGCTGCTCCGCGCCCGGGCGATCGAGAACACCTGCTACGTGCTGGCGCCGGCGCAGGTGGGCAGGCATGCGGCGAAGCGGGTGACCTACGGCAACGCGATGATCGTCGATCCGTGGGGGACGGTGATCGCGCGCTGCTCCGACGGCCCCGGCTTCTGCATCGCAGAGCTCTCGCCCGCGGTGCTGGCCAGCGTGCGGGGGCAGATCCCCTGCCTCCAGCACCGGCGGCTCTGA
- a CDS encoding MopE-related protein — MLPKRWMVLGAALLVAAAGCSDEEEKRASVGKPGDKDGDGAGDGNDNCPDHANPDQLDGDGDGMGDVCDPSPAGFAIDAFQPAAAYRLLDVPFEAQGRGFEADATLELIHADDESVRVAPSIEQVAADGTRITGTIPADAERLQGLYDVVITNPGTGEQEVLPAAFRVAIQPPPSVTEVSPPFAWHGDPGDGILSDKAIAIGGTGFASTPGVFWVSAADPTLRFAAVQTAFVDASTVNAVVPSETLEMPAGDYHLLVENPDLQSTYWMEGEARGVFRIMPSPAPLIFNLDPPRSASAAPTRVRILGRYFAEGLTVDFLDAAGQSLYAAPVERISDGELAIEIPAGTLTNGFYPVRVTGPDGQFDTFYSWQATSSASGKLGATTVVDGVLRLGRERHGGTNLFDDFGHGYIAVVGGVTIDEAANRAPSDTFEVAPVSLFGPPGDFRTGLQWDGAAHVENRLATPRVGAALARFGPWLYAIGGTTTDPRAGSTTALATVERARILGVDTMPAISNPVASGGTGLPIGAWYYQVAAICPEGETLPSREALARRAGGVITVRWSAVSCLDGSVAQHYNVYRSLASDGRAASTRLVATAVPALELRDDGRELLAPAPGNVRGALLPDGSLAAGTYGYRVAAVLPSHETVAGYRAVIEVAGTGTGTVELRWDPIPGATYRVYRTGAGTPDGALGLLAEGLTENRFVDDGSVALDPATQPQEGIAPLQPGALTRWLPAASLQVAREGAEAVVVVVPDPADATQGIPFLFVVGGGDGAQAFTSTERAQILPDGSLSAFEPEEAQLTTARSYPSVVTNQGRREIPLPPPPAEPACPDLDGDGHTNAGCGGDDCNDLDPTVHPGAVDICGDGVDQDCSGDDLACDCSIQPDADGDGHERVDCGGDDCNDGDASVHPGAAEICGDLIDQDCSGDDLVCACEIPDEDGDGHAAIRCGGDDCDDTNPNVHPGAEDLPNNGIDEDCDGSDTLILQSVAGALTPAPADEPLYLVATFGSDGSGVLGSFEVAQIDRATGHIVGWTRQAATASNNTVMGGEALLYTAGTDEDFVWMFGGARTVPQPGSAPQTSKASRRYFWYGNAEPVPAEDALVADFSDPGADLQLERAFFSTVRLNAFLYHVGGTASGGAPRRSVEFQTQ; from the coding sequence ATGCTCCCGAAGAGATGGATGGTGCTCGGCGCCGCGCTGCTCGTCGCAGCTGCGGGCTGCAGCGACGAAGAAGAGAAGCGGGCCAGCGTCGGCAAGCCGGGCGACAAGGACGGCGACGGCGCCGGCGACGGCAACGACAACTGCCCCGATCACGCCAACCCCGACCAGCTCGACGGCGACGGGGACGGGATGGGTGACGTCTGCGATCCCTCGCCCGCCGGCTTCGCCATCGACGCCTTCCAGCCCGCTGCAGCCTACCGGCTCCTCGACGTGCCCTTCGAGGCGCAGGGCCGGGGCTTCGAGGCGGACGCGACGCTCGAGCTGATCCACGCCGACGACGAGAGCGTGCGGGTGGCGCCTTCGATCGAGCAGGTCGCCGCGGACGGCACCCGGATCACCGGCACGATCCCCGCCGATGCCGAGCGCCTCCAGGGGCTCTACGACGTGGTGATCACCAACCCCGGCACCGGCGAGCAGGAGGTGCTGCCCGCCGCGTTCCGGGTGGCGATCCAGCCGCCGCCCTCGGTCACCGAGGTCTCGCCTCCCTTCGCCTGGCACGGTGATCCCGGCGACGGGATCCTCTCCGACAAGGCGATCGCCATCGGCGGCACCGGCTTCGCTTCGACGCCCGGCGTCTTCTGGGTCTCGGCAGCCGATCCGACCCTGCGCTTCGCCGCGGTGCAGACCGCCTTCGTCGACGCCTCCACCGTGAACGCGGTGGTGCCGAGCGAGACGCTGGAGATGCCCGCCGGCGACTACCACCTGCTGGTGGAGAACCCGGACCTGCAGTCGACCTATTGGATGGAGGGCGAGGCGCGCGGCGTCTTCCGGATCATGCCGTCGCCTGCGCCGCTGATCTTCAACCTCGATCCCCCGCGGAGCGCCTCGGCGGCGCCGACCCGGGTCCGGATCCTCGGGCGCTACTTCGCCGAGGGGCTCACCGTCGACTTCCTCGACGCAGCGGGGCAGAGCCTCTACGCCGCGCCGGTGGAGCGGATCTCCGACGGTGAGCTCGCCATCGAGATCCCGGCGGGCACCCTGACCAACGGCTTCTACCCCGTGCGCGTCACCGGGCCGGACGGCCAGTTCGACACCTTCTACTCCTGGCAGGCGACGTCGAGCGCGTCGGGCAAGCTGGGCGCCACCACCGTGGTCGACGGCGTGCTCCGCCTCGGCCGCGAGCGCCACGGCGGCACCAACCTCTTCGACGATTTCGGCCACGGCTACATCGCGGTGGTCGGCGGCGTCACCATCGACGAGGCCGCGAACCGCGCCCCCTCGGATACCTTCGAGGTCGCCCCGGTCTCCCTCTTCGGCCCGCCGGGTGATTTCCGCACCGGCCTGCAGTGGGACGGCGCGGCGCACGTCGAGAACCGCCTCGCCACGCCGCGTGTCGGCGCGGCGCTCGCCCGCTTCGGCCCCTGGCTCTACGCCATCGGCGGCACCACCACCGATCCCCGCGCCGGCAGCACCACGGCGCTGGCGACGGTGGAGCGCGCCCGCATCCTCGGCGTCGACACCATGCCGGCGATCTCCAACCCGGTGGCGAGCGGCGGCACCGGCCTGCCCATCGGCGCCTGGTACTACCAGGTCGCGGCGATCTGCCCCGAGGGCGAGACCCTGCCCTCCCGCGAGGCCCTCGCCCGCCGTGCGGGCGGCGTGATCACCGTGCGCTGGAGCGCGGTGAGCTGCCTCGACGGTTCGGTGGCGCAGCACTACAACGTCTACCGCTCGCTGGCCTCCGACGGCCGCGCCGCCTCCACCCGGCTCGTCGCCACCGCGGTGCCGGCCCTCGAGCTGCGCGACGACGGCCGCGAGCTCCTCGCCCCTGCCCCCGGCAACGTGCGCGGCGCGCTCCTGCCCGACGGCTCCCTCGCAGCAGGGACCTACGGCTACCGCGTCGCCGCGGTGCTGCCGAGCCACGAGACCGTCGCCGGTTACCGCGCGGTGATCGAGGTCGCGGGCACCGGCACCGGCACGGTGGAGCTCCGCTGGGATCCGATCCCCGGCGCCACCTACCGCGTCTACCGCACCGGGGCGGGCACGCCGGACGGCGCCCTCGGCCTGCTGGCGGAGGGACTGACCGAGAACCGCTTCGTCGACGACGGCAGCGTCGCGCTCGATCCGGCCACGCAGCCGCAGGAGGGGATCGCCCCGCTCCAGCCCGGCGCCCTCACCCGCTGGCTCCCCGCTGCCTCGCTGCAGGTGGCCCGCGAGGGCGCCGAGGCGGTGGTGGTGGTCGTCCCCGATCCGGCGGACGCGACCCAGGGGATCCCCTTCCTCTTCGTGGTCGGCGGCGGCGACGGCGCGCAGGCCTTCACCTCCACCGAGCGCGCGCAGATCCTCCCCGACGGATCCCTCTCGGCGTTCGAGCCGGAGGAGGCGCAGCTCACCACCGCGCGCAGCTATCCCTCGGTGGTGACCAACCAGGGCCGCAGGGAGATCCCCCTGCCCCCGCCGCCTGCGGAGCCGGCCTGCCCCGACCTCGACGGCGACGGCCACACCAACGCAGGCTGCGGCGGTGACGACTGCAACGATCTCGATCCCACCGTGCACCCCGGCGCGGTGGACATCTGCGGCGACGGCGTGGACCAGGATTGCTCCGGCGACGACCTCGCCTGCGATTGCTCGATCCAGCCCGACGCCGACGGCGACGGACACGAGCGGGTCGACTGCGGCGGCGACGACTGCAACGACGGCGACGCCTCCGTCCACCCGGGCGCCGCGGAGATCTGCGGCGACCTGATCGACCAGGACTGCAGCGGAGACGACCTCGTCTGCGCCTGCGAGATCCCGGACGAGGACGGCGACGGCCACGCTGCGATCCGCTGCGGTGGCGACGATTGCGACGACACCAATCCCAACGTGCACCCGGGAGCGGAGGACCTGCCCAACAACGGCATAGACGAGGATTGCGACGGCAGCGACACGCTCATCCTCCAGTCGGTGGCCGGGGCCCTGACGCCGGCGCCGGCGGACGAGCCGCTCTACCTGGTGGCGACCTTCGGCTCCGACGGGAGCGGCGTGCTCGGCAGCTTCGAGGTGGCGCAGATCGACCGGGCCACCGGCCACATCGTCGGCTGGACCCGCCAGGCGGCGACCGCCTCGAACAACACCGTGATGGGCGGCGAGGCGCTGCTCTACACCGCGGGCACCGACGAGGACTTCGTGTGGATGTTCGGCGGCGCGCGCACCGTGCCGCAGCCGGGCAGCGCGCCGCAGACCTCCAAGGCCTCGCGCCGCTACTTCTGGTACGGGAACGCCGAGCCGGTCCCTGCCGAGGACGCGCTGGTGGCGGACTTCAGCGATCCGGGTGCGGATCTGCAGCTGGAGCGCGCGTTCTTCAGCACCGTGCGGCTGAACGCCTTCCTCTACCACGTGGGCGGCACCGCCTCCGGCGGCGCCCCGCGCCGCTCGGTGGAGTTCCAGACGCAGTAA
- a CDS encoding glycosyltransferase family 39 protein, translating to MESRLLRHPAAPALGIFLVALAIRLVFGLVVHRPGDFIDSDMWVYDLRAEHLRSGELGPWDTFTPVGYPAFLAALYAVSGKSFTFVAVVQALLGAGTAAIAWALALRITRDGRVALLAGAVTALHLPLVLYGGLLLSETLFTFLLAAGTLLLLRMAERPSAARALGAGLALGAATVVRPNLLLFLPALPLWLFFAVPGARRALRLAALVLAGTLPVLAAACVHNSQLMGRPTGLATNGGLNFYLAHAEVAGIHFRERGYDHKIYPLPNMLRYQGHQRTRVPLYEERHFYGKAFALIAKDPALLLRSLENVRIGFNQTKLQFWPGMPGHERLLDRYGRLCFPLLLLPALLSLVVSCRRIFAREEAGRLLLAFLICSAILTLWLFLGDPRMRVPFDLFFAILTADAFVRASGWLDARIRKLLGQEELAGGG from the coding sequence ATGGAATCCCGTCTCCTCCGGCACCCCGCCGCCCCCGCCCTCGGCATCTTCCTCGTCGCGCTGGCGATCCGGCTCGTCTTCGGGCTCGTCGTCCACCGCCCGGGGGATTTCATCGATTCCGACATGTGGGTCTACGACCTGCGGGCGGAGCATCTGCGGAGCGGCGAGCTCGGCCCCTGGGACACCTTCACGCCGGTGGGTTACCCCGCGTTCCTCGCAGCGCTCTACGCGGTGAGCGGCAAGAGCTTCACGTTCGTAGCGGTGGTCCAGGCGCTGCTCGGCGCCGGCACCGCGGCGATCGCCTGGGCGCTGGCGCTCCGGATCACGCGCGACGGCAGGGTCGCCCTCCTCGCCGGCGCCGTCACCGCGCTGCACCTGCCGCTCGTCCTCTACGGCGGCCTGCTCCTCTCCGAGACGCTCTTCACCTTCCTGCTCGCAGCCGGCACGTTGCTGCTGCTCCGGATGGCGGAGCGGCCTTCTGCCGCCAGAGCGCTCGGCGCGGGGCTGGCGCTCGGCGCCGCGACGGTGGTGCGGCCGAATCTCCTGCTCTTCCTGCCGGCGCTCCCGCTCTGGCTCTTCTTCGCGGTCCCCGGCGCACGGCGGGCGCTCCGGCTCGCCGCCCTGGTGCTCGCCGGCACGCTGCCCGTTCTCGCAGCGGCCTGCGTCCACAACTCGCAGCTGATGGGCAGGCCCACGGGGCTCGCCACCAACGGCGGGCTCAACTTCTACCTGGCCCACGCGGAGGTCGCCGGCATCCATTTCCGCGAGCGCGGCTACGACCACAAGATCTACCCGCTGCCCAACATGCTCCGGTACCAGGGGCACCAGCGGACGCGGGTTCCGCTCTATGAGGAGCGCCACTTCTACGGCAAGGCCTTCGCGCTCATCGCGAAGGACCCCGCGCTGCTGCTGCGCTCCCTCGAGAACGTGCGCATCGGCTTCAACCAGACGAAGCTGCAATTCTGGCCGGGGATGCCGGGCCATGAACGGCTCCTCGATCGTTACGGCAGGCTCTGTTTTCCGCTGCTTCTGCTGCCGGCGCTCCTCTCGCTCGTCGTCTCCTGCCGGCGGATCTTCGCGCGGGAGGAGGCAGGCCGGCTGCTCCTCGCGTTCCTCATCTGCAGCGCGATCCTGACGCTCTGGCTCTTCCTCGGCGATCCGCGGATGCGGGTGCCCTTCGATCTCTTCTTCGCGATTCTCACCGCCGACGCGTTCGTGCGGGCGAGCGGTTGGCTCGACGCGCGGATCCGCAAGCTCCTCGGGCAGGAAGAGCTCGCTGGCGGGGGCTGA
- a CDS encoding DCC1-like thiol-disulfide oxidoreductase family protein encodes MKNWREQLRVAWLELDPRSLGIFRIGLAILLLGDLLRRVPDLAIWYSNQGLVPNHTQLWRPASEYMFSLFFLASNPGEAAFGFVLCGLVYLALLLGWKTRLFQVLSLVAAVSLHSRAVVLENGGDVVMNILVAWTCFLPLGKRFSLDALFASLRGRKEVAASELTFESRPAPSTKPVVSVAVFAVLLQFAVIYFFNTIHKNGDIWREGTVIHFALHQDRIVTFLGYALRDSFPIWLSQALSWGTLVIEGIAPLLLLSPFAVVPMRRAALVLLPALHLGFALFLNVGFFSPTMMTFYLLLPTAADWELAGRWFQRASRPMRAVWFDAGCGICFQVVRLLARLDGGKRLVFHDNGGKLPKGVTAELVERTIVVIDPATGRQTIKAAAFAEIFAMLPFGKPVAWLLRVPGLSAIADRVYDLVATNRREISMELGLAACGMPAPRPAGGVQLPEPEAPFRARLRRALWQSREALVVLVLVALGSQVINENWAVPKWMKVPQPHVLKAIVHYPRLFQGWSMFAPNPPSRDAVVVVDALTVDGRRIDPLNYAATGWTGEPWQEIPPRLDQDQFWCDYQVRIKGNGALHGPLKDWLLAHHKRTGNPKDRVVAFEAWFLEDESPLPGELAPKNLQRHKFLSHGNMNRAARPGVAKSE; translated from the coding sequence ATGAAGAATTGGCGCGAACAGCTGCGCGTTGCGTGGCTCGAGCTCGATCCGCGGAGCCTGGGGATCTTCCGGATCGGTCTGGCGATCCTCCTCCTCGGGGACCTGCTTCGCCGCGTGCCCGATCTGGCCATCTGGTACTCGAACCAGGGGCTGGTGCCGAACCACACCCAGCTGTGGCGGCCCGCCTCCGAGTACATGTTCTCGCTCTTCTTCCTCGCCTCGAACCCCGGTGAGGCGGCGTTCGGCTTCGTCCTCTGCGGGCTCGTCTACCTGGCGCTGCTCCTGGGGTGGAAGACCCGCCTCTTCCAGGTGCTCTCGCTGGTGGCGGCGGTGAGCCTCCACAGCCGCGCGGTGGTCCTCGAGAACGGCGGCGACGTGGTGATGAACATCCTCGTCGCCTGGACCTGCTTCCTGCCGCTGGGCAAGCGCTTCTCCCTCGACGCGCTCTTCGCCTCGCTGCGCGGGCGCAAGGAGGTGGCGGCCTCGGAGCTCACCTTCGAGAGCCGCCCTGCCCCGTCGACGAAGCCGGTGGTGTCGGTCGCGGTCTTCGCGGTGCTGCTCCAGTTCGCGGTGATCTACTTCTTCAACACCATCCACAAGAACGGCGACATCTGGCGCGAGGGGACGGTGATCCACTTCGCCCTCCACCAGGACCGCATCGTCACCTTCCTCGGCTACGCCCTGCGCGACTCCTTCCCGATCTGGCTGTCGCAGGCGCTCTCCTGGGGGACGCTGGTGATCGAGGGGATCGCGCCGCTGCTCCTCCTCTCGCCCTTCGCGGTGGTGCCGATGCGCCGGGCGGCGCTGGTGCTCCTGCCCGCGCTCCACCTCGGCTTCGCCCTCTTCCTCAACGTCGGCTTCTTCTCGCCGACGATGATGACCTTCTACCTGCTGCTTCCCACCGCGGCGGATTGGGAGCTCGCCGGCAGGTGGTTCCAGCGGGCCAGCCGGCCGATGCGCGCGGTGTGGTTCGACGCGGGCTGCGGGATCTGCTTCCAGGTGGTGCGGCTCCTCGCCCGCCTCGACGGCGGCAAGCGCCTCGTCTTCCACGACAACGGCGGCAAGCTGCCGAAGGGCGTCACGGCGGAGCTGGTGGAGCGCACCATCGTCGTGATCGATCCAGCCACCGGCAGGCAGACGATCAAGGCAGCGGCCTTCGCCGAGATCTTCGCGATGCTCCCCTTCGGCAAGCCGGTGGCGTGGCTGCTCCGTGTGCCCGGCCTCTCGGCGATCGCCGACCGCGTCTACGATCTCGTGGCCACCAACCGCCGGGAGATCTCGATGGAGCTGGGCCTGGCGGCGTGCGGCATGCCCGCGCCGCGCCCCGCTGGCGGCGTGCAGCTGCCCGAGCCCGAGGCGCCGTTCCGCGCTCGCCTGCGCAGGGCGCTGTGGCAGAGCCGCGAGGCGCTGGTGGTCCTCGTGCTGGTGGCCCTCGGCAGCCAGGTGATCAACGAGAACTGGGCGGTTCCCAAGTGGATGAAGGTGCCGCAGCCCCACGTGCTCAAGGCGATCGTGCACTACCCGCGGCTCTTCCAGGGCTGGTCGATGTTCGCGCCCAACCCGCCGTCCCGTGACGCGGTGGTGGTGGTCGACGCCCTCACCGTCGACGGGAGGCGGATCGATCCCCTGAACTACGCGGCGACCGGCTGGACCGGTGAGCCGTGGCAGGAGATCCCGCCCCGGCTCGATCAGGACCAGTTCTGGTGCGACTACCAGGTGCGGATCAAGGGCAACGGCGCGCTCCACGGCCCGCTCAAGGATTGGCTCCTCGCCCACCACAAGCGCACCGGCAACCCGAAGGATCGCGTGGTCGCCTTCGAGGCGTGGTTCCTCGAGGACGAGAGCCCGCTGCCCGGCGAGCTCGCGCCGAAGAACCTGCAGCGCCACAAATTCCTCTCGCACGGGAACATGAACCGGGCGGCACGGCCCGGGGTCGCCAAGAGCGAGTAG
- a CDS encoding GlsB/YeaQ/YmgE family stress response membrane protein, translating to MDEYRGLCGWICFGFFSGLFARAILPGDQNMGIIATTILGVAGAFVGGSIASLLGGGAAFELRPAGFVGAILGAVLILFAGELLFRRSKRRR from the coding sequence ATGGACGAATACCGGGGCCTGTGCGGCTGGATCTGCTTCGGCTTCTTCTCGGGGCTCTTCGCCCGGGCGATCCTGCCGGGCGATCAGAACATGGGGATCATCGCCACCACGATCCTCGGCGTCGCCGGCGCGTTCGTGGGCGGATCGATCGCCTCGCTCCTCGGCGGCGGCGCGGCCTTCGAGCTGCGGCCGGCGGGCTTCGTGGGCGCCATCCTCGGCGCGGTGCTGATCCTCTTCGCCGGCGAGCTGCTCTTCCGGCGCAGCAAGCGCCGCCGCTGA
- a CDS encoding aminotransferase class I/II-fold pyridoxal phosphate-dependent enzyme: MTTYPASARAAYEKLHRLELALGDPASRPAALEELRALADLARDQPEGAPLRLAVVEAAVGTAQERLELFLLPTIFAPEDWAYTFLEGLLKVPIDEYDGKSLVEVGTGSGWIPIALSKFTRLSRIVGVDLNPQAPAVATCNAWLNCDADQIARLSFGVSDLLKGLPADARWDFVVGCIPQVLRTEGIDEPKGEEEALYDLSNYCAIQNVYEDHFGLGLIARLLDECPEILAPGGRLLLNLAGRPGRGIIERMFSRRGFRTEVLVARRVKQAADTDIRPLVALEQRTQREFEFFVHQHSAEPLRAETALGWLQAGHPIWHEVAVWSAQPMLPRETLLLRRALQDLGAGYLLDELDLGAGSQEQLDFVAHLAERLASNPVIPYAHEAGDPSFRSLIARYLARFFDLRLDEREIFVAPEREQAVHSLLLSTCDPGDGVLISRNVHGTYAKALEKAGVRATVTNNTLREIRRLLSAFDVKVAILSVEPSERSNLSALREIVDEAAARGILVILDESPFFHITSGVEPHTLFEFLAREPHRPNLVVLYGLIKNAVFPDFELTLLLPVPAQLHADLEVAAEVTYSRIATPVQWFYERLFAELLAFRISFAAAENPGPRREPVRELPRSVRIARIASFPAFAPKVFQEDDPELVRLDYGENEAPVPQPLAEGLVAAAAVPPSAAPVHGLEEAIAAFLLETRGVRYDREEIVVGQGVWPLIHDFAWALGKQLGRAPRLYVATPCYGVLAPTLEAAGAVVEQGPLAALYERRGGSAPDAVVISQPSNPQGCYLSREELVALAAWAAEHRCRIVSDEIFGLVNLTHTAAETVRSPVTLEQAVPGTSGLTVVLGGLSKEFAAGGMRVGWLATHDADLASLVREAALGTLQLVAARTGSHLYAAFGRTAAGRLVHPRRHRALREHLGSMRRDLAKKRARIAGALGLEGGSDEAGGLFLAPVVRAWMGRSIDGEALTPENLPRKLYEHTHVVVNGGPWCGDPERIRLVFSIPEEKLERAAERLAAFAKSLEG; encoded by the coding sequence ATGACGACCTACCCGGCCTCTGCCCGCGCAGCCTACGAAAAGCTCCACCGCCTCGAGCTCGCCCTCGGCGATCCCGCCAGCCGCCCCGCCGCCCTCGAGGAGCTCCGGGCCCTGGCCGACCTCGCCCGCGACCAGCCCGAGGGGGCTCCCTTGCGCCTCGCGGTGGTGGAGGCCGCGGTGGGCACCGCGCAGGAGCGGCTCGAGCTCTTCCTGCTCCCCACCATCTTCGCGCCGGAGGATTGGGCCTATACCTTCCTCGAGGGCCTGCTCAAGGTCCCGATCGACGAATACGACGGCAAATCGCTGGTGGAGGTGGGCACCGGCTCGGGCTGGATCCCGATCGCCCTCTCCAAGTTCACGCGGCTCTCGAGGATCGTCGGCGTCGACCTGAACCCACAGGCGCCGGCGGTGGCGACCTGCAACGCCTGGCTCAACTGCGATGCCGATCAGATCGCGCGGCTCTCCTTCGGCGTGAGCGATCTCCTCAAAGGTCTGCCCGCAGACGCGCGCTGGGATTTCGTGGTGGGCTGCATCCCGCAGGTGCTCCGCACCGAGGGGATCGACGAGCCGAAAGGCGAGGAGGAGGCGCTCTACGACCTCTCCAACTACTGCGCGATCCAGAACGTCTACGAGGATCATTTCGGCCTCGGGCTCATCGCCCGCCTCCTCGACGAATGCCCGGAGATCCTCGCCCCCGGCGGCAGGCTGCTCCTCAACCTCGCCGGCAGGCCGGGCCGCGGGATCATCGAGCGGATGTTCTCGCGCCGCGGCTTCCGCACGGAGGTGCTGGTCGCCCGCCGGGTGAAGCAGGCAGCCGACACCGACATCCGGCCGCTGGTGGCGCTGGAGCAACGCACCCAGCGGGAGTTCGAGTTCTTCGTCCACCAGCACTCGGCGGAGCCGCTCCGGGCGGAGACCGCGCTGGGCTGGCTGCAGGCGGGCCACCCGATCTGGCACGAGGTGGCGGTGTGGAGCGCGCAGCCGATGCTGCCGCGGGAGACGCTCCTCCTCCGCAGGGCGCTGCAGGATCTCGGCGCGGGCTACCTCCTCGACGAGCTCGATCTCGGCGCCGGCTCGCAGGAGCAGCTCGACTTCGTCGCGCACCTCGCCGAGCGGCTCGCCAGCAACCCCGTGATCCCCTACGCCCACGAGGCGGGGGATCCTTCGTTCCGATCCCTCATCGCCCGCTACCTGGCGCGCTTCTTCGATCTGCGCCTCGACGAGCGCGAGATCTTCGTGGCGCCGGAGCGCGAGCAGGCGGTCCATTCGCTCCTGCTCTCCACCTGCGATCCCGGCGACGGCGTCCTGATCAGCCGCAACGTGCACGGCACCTACGCGAAGGCGCTCGAGAAGGCGGGCGTCCGGGCCACGGTGACCAACAACACGCTGCGCGAGATCCGCCGGCTCCTCTCCGCCTTCGACGTGAAGGTGGCGATCCTGAGCGTCGAGCCCTCGGAGCGCTCCAACCTCTCGGCGCTCCGCGAGATCGTGGACGAGGCAGCGGCCCGCGGCATCCTCGTCATCCTCGACGAGAGCCCCTTCTTCCACATCACCTCGGGCGTCGAGCCCCACACGCTCTTCGAGTTCCTCGCCCGAGAGCCCCACCGCCCCAACCTCGTGGTGCTCTACGGGCTGATCAAGAACGCGGTCTTCCCCGACTTCGAGCTCACCCTGCTCCTGCCGGTTCCTGCGCAGCTCCACGCCGATCTCGAGGTGGCGGCGGAGGTGACCTACTCGCGGATCGCCACGCCGGTGCAGTGGTTCTACGAGCGGCTCTTCGCCGAGCTCCTCGCCTTCCGGATCTCCTTCGCGGCTGCAGAGAACCCAGGACCGCGAAGGGAGCCGGTGCGCGAGCTGCCGCGCTCCGTCCGCATCGCGCGGATCGCCTCCTTCCCCGCCTTCGCCCCGAAGGTCTTCCAGGAGGACGATCCGGAGCTGGTCCGCCTCGACTACGGCGAGAACGAGGCGCCGGTGCCGCAGCCCCTGGCGGAAGGGCTGGTGGCCGCCGCGGCGGTGCCGCCGAGCGCGGCGCCGGTCCACGGCCTCGAGGAGGCGATCGCCGCGTTCCTGCTCGAGACCCGCGGCGTTCGCTACGACCGCGAAGAAATCGTCGTCGGCCAGGGGGTGTGGCCGCTGATCCACGACTTCGCCTGGGCGCTGGGCAAGCAGCTCGGGCGGGCGCCGCGCCTCTACGTGGCCACCCCCTGCTACGGCGTGCTCGCGCCGACGCTCGAGGCCGCAGGCGCGGTGGTGGAGCAGGGCCCCCTCGCCGCGCTCTACGAGCGGCGCGGCGGCAGCGCCCCCGACGCGGTGGTGATCTCGCAGCCCTCGAACCCGCAGGGCTGCTACCTCTCCCGCGAGGAGCTGGTGGCGCTGGCGGCCTGGGCGGCGGAGCACCGCTGCCGGATCGTCTCCGACGAGATCTTCGGCCTCGTGAACCTCACCCACACCGCTGCGGAGACGGTGCGCAGCCCGGTGACCCTGGAGCAGGCGGTGCCGGGCACCAGCGGCCTCACCGTGGTGCTCGGCGGACTCTCCAAGGAGTTCGCCGCAGGGGGCATGCGCGTGGGCTGGCTCGCCACCCACGACGCGGATCTGGCTTCGCTGGTGCGGGAGGCGGCGCTGGGCACGCTGCAGCTCGTGGCGGCGCGCACCGGCTCGCATCTCTACGCGGCGTTCGGAAGGACCGCCGCGGGCCGGCTCGTCCACCCGCGGCGCCACCGCGCCCTGCGCGAGCACCTCGGGTCGATGCGGCGCGATCTGGCGAAGAAGCGCGCCCGGATCGCCGGGGCCCTCGGGCTGGAGGGCGGCTCCGACGAGGCCGGCGGGCTCTTCCTCGCGCCGGTGGTGCGGGCGTGGATGGGCCGCTCCATCGACGGCGAGGCGCTCACCCCGGAGAACCTGCCCCGCAAGCTCTACGAGCACACCCACGTCGTGGTGAACGGCGGGCCGTGGTGCGGCGATCCGGAGCGGATCCGGCTGGTCTTCTCGATCCCCGAGGAGAAGCTCGAGCGCGCAGCGGAGCGGCTCGCCGCCTTCGCGAAGTCGCTGGAAGGCTGA